The genomic DNA CCGGGTTATCCTTTTTGGTTCAAGGACAGATGATTCTCAGAAAGGAGGGGATATAGACCTCTTCATCATTTCAAACAAAATTTCAGGAATTGAAAAACGTAATATCCGAATCGCACTTGAAGATAATCTGGGCGAACAAAAGATCGATATCCTTATTGAACCAGAACCAAAAACTCCCTTCGCACGAATTGCCATGAGAGAGGGAATTGAACTATGAACCAGACTGATGCTCTTGATCTTCTTATTCAGACAGATACGTACCTGCAGGAGAGCAAAGAATGGCTCTTGCATTCATATCAGATATGCTCAGGAATTGGGAAAAAATCAGCATACTCCATTGAAGAGATGGACGCATTCGAAGCGTTGAGTAGCAGATTTGCCCGTTCGAGTGATATTCTCATCCAGCAGATGTTTCGAACGATTGGGGTGGTGGAACTTGAGCCAGGCGGGAGTGTTCTGGACCGGATTAACCGGGCAGAAAAGATGGGTTATATTGAATCTGCACATGATGTACGGACAATCAGGGAGATCAGAAATACCATCGTGCATGAATACCAGCATAGCGAGATTATTCAATTATTTCATGATCTGCTGGATACAACTCCGATACTTCTTGAATCTATTGAATCGACACATGCCTATATCGCACGATATCAGGAGAAGTAATTCAGCCCCTATACTGAATTCAATAATCGAATCATTACCCGGATTCGTGATCCATAGACGCCTCTCTTGCCATATGGACGATTCGCTTTACGGATGAATACCCGATTTTTGTCCCGGACTCTGTAATCTGCTGATGAACGCCAATCTCTGAAAAATCCCCTTTGAAAACGATAAACTGGTTATGACGTGCGGTTGGGTTTTTCCCTATCCAGGTATGACCAAAGAGTTCCTCAAATCTCTTTTCTTGTGCACGATCATAGTAATAGTGAAGCATTGAACAGAAAAGGGATTTTCCAAACCGACGTGGCCTGAGAAAAACCGGGTTGTGAATCTCCTCAAGTTTCGCGATAAACCGGGTCTTGTCTACAAAATACGCATTATCCCTGACCAGTTCTGCATAGTTCATGATTCCATACGGGATAGGGCGTTTCACCTGACTCCCCCGATTTCTGAATTCGATATCGATCTTCTGGTAATATATGTCAATGAACCATAAAACCCTGTGGTACATAACCTATACATTCATATCCTCTCCTGCAGAGGATCTCTCATGCAACGGTATCCAATCATGCCCGTTCCCCCACATCACACCCTTCGGATTGCAGGCATTCTCGCCATCCTGTATCTCATTAGCTTTTTTTTCATCCCGACCGCCGCTGATGACCAGGCATTCGGGCCTGTAAAATTTCACATCCTTGCAGTAAACGACTTTCACGGACAACTCGGCCCTGGACAGAAGATGAATGGATCTCCGGCAGGGAGTATCCCGGTTCTTGCTGGATATCTCTCTGATGCAATCGATACCTACGGAACAAATACCACCATAATTGCCCTTCCTGGTGACATGACCGGAGCATCGCCGGCAGAATCAAATCTGCTTCTCGATGAACCGGCAATACTCTTTATGAACCGGTTTGTAACCGGCGACTGGAAGAAACCAGACACAACAGAGACAACGGGAGTCAGAGTCATTGGAACCCTTGGCAACCATGAATTTGATCGCAACCTCTCCGAATTACAGCGGCTCATAAACGGAGGCAATGATGGGACGAACATTACGCACCTTGTAGATCCCTATCCCGGAGCACTCTGGCCGGTCATTGCTGCAAATATCTTCTGGAATGGAACAGACAACCTCTTCCTTGAGCCATATGTAATAGAGGACATAGAGGGCGTCCCGGTCGCCTTCATCGGGGCTGTCACGGAGCTAACCGGTGAGATATCTGAACCTGGAAATGTCGAACAAGTCGCCTTCACCGATGAAGCAGATGCCATCAATGCCCAGGTGAAGGTGCTTCAGGAACAGGGTATTCATGCATTTGTCGTTCTCCTTCATGAAGGAGGAAGCCAGACACCCTATGATGGTCCGACACAGGAGACCGGGGATCTCTCAGGCAGGGTTACGTCGATTGTGATGAGACTGGATGAGGATGTCGACGTGGTCTTATCAGCCCATTCTCATCAATTCACCAACCAGTACGTGCCAAATGCCGGCGGGAAACCGACCCTTGTTACGCAGGCATATTCATATAGCTCGGCCTATGCTGATGTAACCCTTGAGTTGGACCCAGAAATGAAGGATATTGTGAACAAGACGGCAACCATTGTCACCGCATATGCTGACCAGGGGGCAGGATTTACGCCGGATGAAAACTCCCAGGAATTGCTCGATGCAGTAAACAGCACCATTGCACCTCTTATTAGTGAAGTTATTGCGACAACAGACATCCCCCTTACCAGGAATCCGGATGAGAATGGAGAATCACTGCTCTACGATATCGCAACCGATGCATTCCGATGGGATATGAAGACAAACATTAGCATCCTGAATATCGGATATCTTCGTGCAGACATCGATGCTGGTGAGATAACAACCGGCGATGCCTACTCAGTCATGCCATTCCATGACCAGATCTACTCAGTACAAATGACCGGGCAGCAGATCAAAGACCTGCTCAATCAACAGTGGACCCGTACGGTAAAGCCTGACCATCTTCTGCAGATATCCGGGTTTTCCTATTTCTATGATGAATCCAGGGATCCATCAGACCGGGTAGTCAATATCACCATTGACGGAGAGGAGATGGATATGAACGCATATTACACGGTTGCGACAATAGACTTCCTTGCCCATGGAGGAGACGGATATACCATTATGAAAGAAGGGACACTTGTTGGATATGGAGCACTTGATGTCGACGAATTTATTGCCTATCTCACGTATATTCCGTCACCAATTCATGAACAGACCGGTGGAAGAATCAACCGGGTAGATAGCGGTATTGAGCAGGAATGAGATAGAAATATCTTCACTCATCTCTACCAAAAATTTTTATCCGAAAAATTCCTCGATGAATTCAGCTAATTTTTTTGAGAGATGTCCCTTTGTCTTTCCCTTCTTTCCTTTCTTTCCTTTTGATGGAGCAATTTTCGCTGGTTTTTCAAAAAATCCGGGAAACAACATGACGGATATGGTTTTTCTCACATATTGACGCCGTACCCTCTTTACACGAACCAGCCGTGGGAAGAAGTTCCCTTTCATCTGTTCCAGTGAGGATACCCATCGCATCTCATCAATGAGCGAGATATCAAACCTCTTCAGGATAAGTGCCTCAAGTGAAAATAACGGAGGAATGATGACAAGAGCGGTAGTCATCCAGGGAATACATATCGGAAGTGAGCGTGTATAACACACCGGCAGCAATACCATATCACCATTCCGGGCTGCAAGAATTGGTATGAATCTGGCAGATATCCGGAGCGGGAAGGTCATGCAGAATGGAAGAGGAATAACCGGGATCACTATCCGGTCCCGCTGTACCCGTCTTCGTTTCAGATGCCTGACCGTATGTACTGGTGCTGACAGCAGAAACACAACTCTTGTCGGTAATATACAGCACCGGGGACGAGGGGCCAGGAGAAGACGTGCAGACTGATCCGGATAACAGAATGGACAAAGTCCGGGATACGTACAGAACCAGTGATCAGGATCAGCCGGGCAGGAAACGAGGGAGAGGAATGCATGTTCAGACCGTTCAAACCAGCAGGAGAGGATATCTTCAAGTGATCCAGAACAATCCTGCGATCCTGAAAAGATACTCCTCATCGGAAACGGAATCCGGTCAGGAGAAGGAACAGAGAACCGATATCGGGCTCTTCTATTAAAGACCTGAGCGGGATCACATCCGTCCATCATCATGTTACAGAGAAGGGTTCTGATCTCGGAAAGCAGGGACCTTCTATCTTCTTCATCGGTCCTCACCTGCTCCTGCGATACTGCAAGAACCCGAACTGAACTGTCCGGACCGACAAAGACAGAACGGGGGGACAGGCTGAATGGAGAGAGTCCCACCCGACTCATGGAGAGAAGAGCGGAGAGAAGATTTGTGCATGCTGCAACCCGGTACCTGAATGAAAACTTTTCTCCTCTCCACGATGTGCGGGTTTCAGGATCTGCTGCCTCGTGCCAATGAACGTACCGGCTGAAATCAATATCAGGAATAAGATAATGTATCCGTTTTTCAGGCCCCTGGTTCTGGTAGACCATTTTTTCCGGGACTATCACCGATGGCGGTACCTGACTAACCGGGCATGATAACAGAGGAGTGAGGCGGTTCATGCTGATAAGGAGCTGAAACCCGTCACGGTCGGTTTTTCGAATCTCCCCATGAGAAATGCGAACAATTCTGTCTCCGACATCAAGCGAACATCCCTCATCGTCGATATAGTCCGGTACAATCGGTTTTGTTGGTACCAATACTGATTCAGGCGTTGTTTTTATTTCCGAACCCGTCACCCGTATCAGAACTTTCGGGTCTGCAGCAAGTCTGCCATCATATGAAAATCCCAGAACCTGTGCCCATCGTGAGGGTTCGGGACGGGCCTGCGGGTGCTGGTGACCGGTCACAAATGCCTCATGAAACAGGGCACGGACCGATGACGGAATCCGGTCGTAGGGCGGGGCATAGTCAGGAGGATACAATCCTGGTATCTTTCCTTCATACGCAAATAGGCCACGAATAATCTTATCCGGAGTGGTGGGTGCATCCTCGATGAGCGGTCCCCGTCCCTGGTACGGGTGGGCTCCCTGCATCAGGAACCTGAAGATAAGGACGGCAAGGGCAAACCGGTCAGCAAAGAGCCGGTCAATATCCTGCTTCTCAAACGATCCGTCTATCAGTTCGGGAGGCAGGTATTCTCCTGTCCCGACCCGGCAGAACCATGTCCGTGAGGATGACGGGTCTGTTATCTGAAAAGAATCGGTATCGATGAGACATATCTCTCCGCTCGTGCTGATAAAAACATTATTCTCACGAAGATCGCCAACACAGTGTCCGGATGCATGGACCGCATGGACAAGACTGGCAAGTCGTGCTGCTGCCTTCATTGAGAAGGAAAAATCCTGGTCAGGTTTATCATACCAGGCATGCACCGGCATAAATCTGCTATCAAGGCGGGTCATCAGGTATCCAAGAAACCGTGAGGGAGCCTGTGAGAGGATGATACCCGACGGCCAGCAGATCCCCGTACCGGCAGGAATCCGGATCGGACTCTTCTGCATGATCCGGATCTTCTCTTCCATCTCAGGACTGCTTCGGTGCGGATGAAATATCTTCACACACCGTGTTTCATCACCTTCCACATACCATATCTCCCCTTCGCCGCCGGATTTTCCGGATGATAGTATCTGCAGCTGACCACCATGCTGATCAAGGACAGTCATTCGTGATCTGGTCTTTATTCTGGGAAGACGGATCCGTGCTTTCTCCTGTGCCAGATATGAACGTGAGATCTCGATATTCAGCGTGAATGGCCCGACATTGGTGATGATCACCAGCTGAACTGATGCTGGAACATGTCCCGGTAGCAGGCGTGTATCCACTCTGATCGTAACCATGGTGCTGTCGGTGACGGAGAATATTGACGGAATTGCGGTTATCCAGGGATATTTTGAAGGAATAGTTCCCCGAAGGGTTCCTGCTCCGGTGTTCTTCACGATAAGACGCTCTTCGATGATACCCCGGACAGTCCAGGATATGCGAAGTGAAGATGGCATAAACCGGGGAACCGGTCCTTTCTCCTGTGAACGGTGAATGGATACCTCAACCGTCTCCTCCCCGCCATTCGTCTTTACATGAATCCTTCCGATCGGATGTCGGGCTTTCGGGGCTTTCGAAGTGATAACTCTGACCGGGATGACCTGCACCGTCCGTGTCCAGATGCCCCGGGCAGGTATCTCAATCCAGTCACAGAGCGGAACTGCGGTTCCTGATAAAAAACCGGAGCCGGCATTTCTGACCGTCAATGAAAAAGAGATTGGTTCATCTTTCGTAATACCGCAAAACTGGAAGACCTTCTCATCCATCCGAAGCGCTGATACTGGTGTTGGGGCTTTTCTGATCTCAATCTTTACCCGCCCGATTCCACCGGTTGAGAGAATATGAACCGATGACTCCCCACTTGCCGGGGCTCTTTCAGGCCGTATCTCAAGAATTACCCGCTGGATAAAGGTGGTATTCAGATTTGTGTCAAGAACAGTAACCCAGTCTGCATCTGAACGGATATTTCCATACAGGCGTCCCTTTCCCTCGTTCATGATGACCAGTTCTTCGCGAACCGGACCTGATGAGAGAGGAGAGACCTCTATTACGGTACGGTCAATCCGGATTTTTGGTTCTGATCCGGACGACCCGGTCATCAGAAGGGCTCACCAGACAGGGAGAATCCAACGGCCAACGTCATGTCGTCTGATGAGAGTGCCCGCATGCGGGAAGAAGAGAGGAGATCGGCAACCTCGGTATTCAGGTCCCGGCCTTCATGTATGTACTGGCCAAGGGATCTGACAAGAGGCACAACAAAAGGACTATATGGGATATAGGCGCCATCCTCCCTTCGGATAAGGGCTCCCTGGCATCCGTCGGTTGCACAGATGATCGCATCGGCTGCTCGATGTGAGATGCGACATTGTGACTCCCAGTTCTGTGCGGTCAGGACAGCAGTCTCATTGGCATACTCGGCAGTTCCGGGAACCGAGAGCAGGGATGGTTCGCCTTCTGAAAGGGTGACACAGGCTCCGTCCCCGATATGACCACAGAAGGCGCCATCCGGGGTGAGAAAAGCCAAAAGCAGCGTCGTTGCGAAGGATGAGATGTCCAGTCCTTCAGAAAGGGCATGATCATCAATATCCTCCCTCCCGGCACTCATGGCTGACCTGATAAGAGCAGCAATGTCCGGCTCACCGGCCTTATATCCATCTGCGGCATTTTTGACACTGGAAGATACGGCAATATCGGCACCTTTTCCTCCATGTTCTGCGGATGAGAGACCATCAGCAACCGCGATGATGAGAGCACCGGGGAGGATGACACCGGCCCAGGCATCTTCACATGGTATCTGATCCCGAATATGCCTGGTTCCTGCGACCGAAGCACCACAGGCAAAATACGATCCGGGTCTGGCATGTCCGGCAGACATTGATATCAGAGCTGAATTACTCCCCAGCCTTCAGGACCAACCGGGTTCTCTAGTGATATCTGTTCACCAATCCGGGAGTCTGATATCTGGGAGAGACTCTTTGAAAGCCAGAGGAACATCTCGGCCCATTTCGCTTCCTTGAGCATGAGCGGGGTCCTGCCCGGAGGAGATATCTCACGGAGCACCGTCATATTGGCCTGGTCAACACCAAGCGCCCAGAAGAGGAATTTGTGATCCCTCTCTCCCCCATGCACCGCCTCAATAACCTTCTCCCAGATTTCGTCACCTTTGCGCATATCTGTCGGCTGACCGTCGGTGATTAAAAATATCCAGGGGCGGTAGTAATCGGTTCCGATGGTCCGGTACTCGGCCTTTCGCTCTTCAACAAGCCGGACAGCCTCAAGAATAGCCTGACCCATGGGAGTATACCCGCCGGCAGAGAGTTCCGGAGGGTCAAATGCCGATATGCCGGTGAAGGGCCTGACCAGTTCAACCCCTTTCCCAAAGGTTATCACGGCAAGATCTATCCGTTTTACCGCAAGATCGTCCTCTTTCAATTCATCGGTGAGGATGCGAAGGCCCTCGTTCAGCTCTGCTATCTTATTGCCTGACATGGATGCCGATGTGTCAAGGACCAGGACCGTGGCACAGTGGGGATGTTGCGGATAGGGGATATCAACGATGTCTTCAAGTTTTTCTAAGCCCATTGATTGAAAATTGGCCGGTAACTTATAAAATAATTATCAAACAATACCGGTTATTTGAAGTCAGGAGGGAGCGGTACATAGCTGTGGATCTGCTCCTTGGTATTGGAAATGACCTCCTCGGGGATGACGGTGTTGGCCCTTATATCGCAAAAGCACTTCTGGATTCGGACTGGACTGTCATCAATGCAGGCATTGTTCCGGAGAATTTTATCCGTCCGGTACGAGAACGCAGACCAGAACGAATTGTCATCGTTGATGCCGTTCATATGGGACTTTTGCCCGGTAGCATCCGGATCATTCCGCACGATTCTATCAGGGACTATGGGATTGGGACGCATCAACTCCCCCTTACCTTCTTCATTGAGCAGTGTGCCCCCCATTCACACGTCACCTTTATCGGAATAGAGCCCGGCTGCCTAGATCCTGACACCCCGCTGACACCCCCGGTTTCCCGTGCCGCCGCTGAACTTATCAGTCTGTTGAGAACTCACCGGTATGATCACCTGCCGGTCCTGGGTTTTCAGGGGAAGCAGGAACAAGATTGATTTTAGCTGCAGGGTACACGTATACAGAATAAGGGGAATGATCATGCAATATGAGAATATCGATAGCGCTGAGATGGCCGAATTGGCCTTGTCACAGGCCGTTGATGAACATATTGAAAAGAGCAAAGAGGCAATAGACCGGATTTCAGAACTAGAGCAGCAGATCCTGCACTGGAATCAGGAAGATATCAGAAAACTCCGCAATGATATTCAGGAGCTTCGGGAACTCCTCAAGAAAAACTTCCAGGTTCAGATTGAAAACTTCATTCATATGCGATCCATCCCCGGCATGCGGGTACCTGAAGAAATTCGCCAGCTCTACAAGATAATCTCGGTGGATAAAAAGGGGTTTGCCCTCTATGGGACTGAAATGGATAAAATCGCACATATAACAAAGATCACCGAGCATTTCAAGAAACGAAAGGAAGCGGCAGCACAGGCGAAGGCAAAAGAGAAGAAATAATTCTCCTGTCAGGTCTGGCTGGCACTGTGCCGAAGAAGCGCAATACACCCTGTTTTATCAAGCGGCTGGTTATCATTCCCACATTTCGGTGAGTAAATACAGGCCGGACACCCGTCTTTACACCTGCATTCCCTGACCATCTTCTCCGCCGACTCACAGAGCTCTTCATAAATATGATATGCACGTTCCGCAAGACCGATACCCCCTTCGTACCCATCATAGATGAAGATGACCGGTTTTCCCCTGACCTCTCCGGAGCTGGCCGATGACAGGCCCCCCAGATCCCACCGGTCACAGAGGACATGGTAGGGCATCATGGCAATAAGAGCATGTTCTGCCCCATGGAGAGAACCGCCGACATCACGATCTGCTGACAAGATCCGCATTCCTTCGAGAGAGAATTCAATCCAGACCGATATGGTCTCAAAGGTAATCGGTTCAAGGGAGAGCAGTTCGGTGGAGATGGTCCTCTCATCTATAAGCCGGCGATACCCGTGATAGAGTTCTGATACCTCTACTCTGCCCAGACAGAGTGTTCCGGACCTGATCTCCCGGCTCATCAGCTGCTCACGGATCTGAACACTGGTCTGGTGGTTTACTCTGGTATAATACCCCGGATCCTCCTGGGTCGCAAGGATCCGGTGACGGCCAAAATCCCAGCTGCCTACCAGATACCGCTCTCCCTGGTGAATAAGGACCGCACCAGGATGGGCCTCGCGACATGCCTGCCTGATATCCAGCGTCTCAATAACCCGGTTTCTGACCTCCACCGTCCAGACTTCACTGATCTGGGACAATGACACCAGTTCACTTGCCCGCTTTCTCCCGGTGTAGACATACCCCCGCGGAGTCTCTGCAACAAGGCCATTCTCTCCCAGTGCATTAAGATGGTCAATAATCCCTTTTCCAAACCAGCGGATATCAGATACTGGTCTGACCGGAAGTTCAGAAGCGGCGCAGAGGAGCTGTCCGGAGAGGATATAGGGGTTTTTCGTGTCGATAATGGCATGTTCATGGGGGCGGGCAAAGAACTCCTCCGGATGCCGCATAAAAAACTGGTCAAGCGGGTTTTGCATCGCAATAAGAATGGCAAGGGCATCAGATACCGACCGGCCGGCCCGTCCTGCCTGCTGCCAGACTGACATCATGGTCCCCGGATACCCGGTCATTACCACGGCATCAAGAGACCCAATATCAATCCCGAGTTCCAGCGCATTTGTTGATACAATCCCCCGCATCACCCCTGCTTTCAGATTTCTTTCAAGTTCCTGCCGCTCTTTAGGGAGGTACCCGGCCCGGTATGCGGCAATGCTGTTCACCTTGTCAGGAGACTTTTTGTGAAGGTGGTTTTTCGCCCAGACTGATACCAGTTCAGTCATCCGGCGTGACCCGGTGAAACAGAGGGACTGCAGGCCGGCTTCAACCAGAAGAGAGAGGATCTCAGCGCTTTCCGAATAAACCGACCTGGGCTGGACCATCTCCTGATATGGATTATACAGAATAAAAAACCGATCTCCGGTAGGTGCACCACTTCTGTCGATGATCGTCATCTCCCGTCCGGTCAGATTCCGGGCAAAATCAGCAGGGTTTGCAAGCGTTGCCGATGAGAGGAAAAACTGTGGTGATGAGCCATAATGATCACAGATCCGAAGCAGTCTTCTTATGAGAACAGACATACTGCTCCCAAACACCCCCCTATACTGGTGGGCTTCATCCAGGATTATGTATCTGAGCCGTGAAAAGAAGGAGGACCACTGCCGGTGCCAAGGGAGAATCTGATGGAGTTCATAGGGATTTGTGAGGATAAGTCCTGCCTGTGATCTGATAAGAGGCCGGTCATGCTGGGGGGTATCTCCATCATAGATAGCCGGCTGAATAGGCATTCCGGTTGCCTTTTCCAGTTCCTGCATCGTCTTCTGCTGGTCACGGGTTAGGGCTTTTGCCGGATAGATGGCAAGGGCGGTTGCATCCCGAACCTCCTGGCGTATGGTGAGGAATGGCAGCAGAAAGGAGAGGGTTTTTCCTGATGCTGTCGGAGTACAGAGGATAACATCCTCACCGGCTGCAATTGCCTCTATTGCTTCAGCCTGGTGGGAGTACAGCGTTATTTTTTCCTTCTCCAGCCAGTCTTTTACACGGGCGGGGAGGACAACCGGAGCCGGAGACCGGGCAGCATCCTTCCCTGGGATTCTCTGGATATGTGCAATATATTCAGAGTACCGCCGGTTCTCCAGGAGAAATTCAAGAAAACCGGAGACGCTCATACCACTCTGAAACAAGACGCTCAAGAAGGAAGGCCAGACTTACCACATCCTGCCTGTTATGTTCAACAATCGGGACCAGGGGGCCTGGATTCTTCGTCTCCATGTACCTGCAGTACCATTCAGGTACAAGGGCACCAGGGAGATCCTCATCCCTGATGATATCCAGAATCCGTGCCTCAAGGGTACCCAGCCTGCAGTCCGGGACAGCATGTTTCCACAGGCGCCGTGAGGGGTGGAGGAGATCATAATGGGGCATTGCAGGAAGTGGAGGGAGCCCGTAATAAGCCAGCCGGTCCGCAATATACGGGATATCAAAACTCCTGCCATTAAAGCTGACAAGAACGGCATCTTCAGGGATCTCCTCCATGAATGCAGAGAGGGCCGGTGCTTCCTCACTGATATCACGAAGAAGATACTGCTTCACCTGCAGCTCCCCGCCCCTGAAGTACCCAAGACCTATCAGAATGACCGGCCTGCCAAAGATACCAAGAGTCTCGATATCAACAAACCGGAATGATTCAGGAGAGAAGAGACCGGATGTCAGAAGCGTGAGCGGGTGGGCTGCCCCTTTTCGTGCTGTACTGAGTCGGCAGATAGCAACCGGTTCCTGCTCCAGTACCTCAAGCACACTGAGAGCAGATGGACGGTACTTTCTCATCCGTGCCATATCCCGCAGCGTTTTACAACCCTTCGATCTCAGCCGTGCAGATACTGCAGGACCAACCCCCCGCACCAACGTCAGGTCATGATCAAACAGGGCATGAATATCCGATCTGCCATGCCGGATACATGGTGCAGAAGACCGGGAACTGATAACATAATACTCCCCCTCCTGATTTCTCCGCTCTTCGCCGGAAAAACAGTCCTCAAGACAGACATCAGAATAGTCACGACAGAGCCTGGATAACAGCTGCTGGTTCTCGAAAAACACAGACTCCCTGACCGGATACCGGTTCAGACCAAGCCTGAATATGTTATCATGAGGGACAATGGTATACTCAGGTGATGCAGCTATCTTCTCCTGCCATCTCCTCCCGATACCTGCAAGATCAGCCCCTGCCATACTCCAAGGTCATCGAATAAGCATATAAAGGATGAAGGCCGCAGGGTGAAAGTGAAGAGGACCGTGTCACCGCCTTGCCAGCTCTAAACAGGGTCTGCCTGCCATTATCCCAGTGACTGCACTGGTCCCGATCCGGTATACATCATCAAGAGCAGTCGGGTGCCCGGTAATGCCACCATATCCATCCATATTAGAAGCAAGGTACCCAGCACAATGGGTAAAACCCAGAATATTAAAGAGAGCCCTGATCATCGGATATGCTGTATCAAAGACATCTGCCTGATCCATCCCTGCAGTCGAGAGAAAATACCCACGGCGGAGCTTTTTCTCCTCTGGACTGATGATATGAGAACCAAGGACAAAATGCCTGACCCAGATATAATGGGCACGATCAATAAATGACTTGAGTTCAGCGGTAATGCCCATGGTATAGATAGGTGAACTGATGATGATACAGTCAGCGGCAAGCATCCGGTCATAGAGCTCCCGCACTGCATCGTCCATGATACAGGTGCCAGTCTGATGACAGGCATTGCATCCTTTGCATGATGAGTATTCCAGGGTGGAAAGAACCACCTTTTCGGTGATCCCCCCTGCATCTGAAGCTCCTGCCAGAAACCGGTCAAGGAGCTGTTCAGTATTTCCTCTTCGACGCGGACTTCCGGAGAGCCCGATGACTGTGACCGTCTTCTTCAAGTCAATCGCTCCTTCATTGTCTCTAGTACTGACCGGGAGAGAGATAAGGCATCTCCTCTTGCAGTCGGGTGTGACATAACTGCTCCTTTTTCATCAACATGCCGTATCATCAGGTATGACAGATCACGGTTTTTGACTTCAATGAC from Methanospirillum hungatei JF-1 includes the following:
- a CDS encoding flavodoxin family protein, with the translated sequence MKKTVTVIGLSGSPRRRGNTEQLLDRFLAGASDAGGITEKVVLSTLEYSSCKGCNACHQTGTCIMDDAVRELYDRMLAADCIIISSPIYTMGITAELKSFIDRAHYIWVRHFVLGSHIISPEEKKLRRGYFLSTAGMDQADVFDTAYPMIRALFNILGFTHCAGYLASNMDGYGGITGHPTALDDVYRIGTSAVTGIMAGRPCLELARR
- a CDS encoding ribonuclease H-like domain-containing protein; this encodes MAGADLAGIGRRWQEKIAASPEYTIVPHDNIFRLGLNRYPVRESVFFENQQLLSRLCRDYSDVCLEDCFSGEERRNQEGEYYVISSRSSAPCIRHGRSDIHALFDHDLTLVRGVGPAVSARLRSKGCKTLRDMARMRKYRPSALSVLEVLEQEPVAICRLSTARKGAAHPLTLLTSGLFSPESFRFVDIETLGIFGRPVILIGLGYFRGGELQVKQYLLRDISEEAPALSAFMEEIPEDAVLVSFNGRSFDIPYIADRLAYYGLPPLPAMPHYDLLHPSRRLWKHAVPDCRLGTLEARILDIIRDEDLPGALVPEWYCRYMETKNPGPLVPIVEHNRQDVVSLAFLLERLVSEWYERLRFS
- a CDS encoding DEAD/DEAH box helicase → MSVSGFLEFLLENRRYSEYIAHIQRIPGKDAARSPAPVVLPARVKDWLEKEKITLYSHQAEAIEAIAAGEDVILCTPTASGKTLSFLLPFLTIRQEVRDATALAIYPAKALTRDQQKTMQELEKATGMPIQPAIYDGDTPQHDRPLIRSQAGLILTNPYELHQILPWHRQWSSFFSRLRYIILDEAHQYRGVFGSSMSVLIRRLLRICDHYGSSPQFFLSSATLANPADFARNLTGREMTIIDRSGAPTGDRFFILYNPYQEMVQPRSVYSESAEILSLLVEAGLQSLCFTGSRRMTELVSVWAKNHLHKKSPDKVNSIAAYRAGYLPKERQELERNLKAGVMRGIVSTNALELGIDIGSLDAVVMTGYPGTMMSVWQQAGRAGRSVSDALAILIAMQNPLDQFFMRHPEEFFARPHEHAIIDTKNPYILSGQLLCAASELPVRPVSDIRWFGKGIIDHLNALGENGLVAETPRGYVYTGRKRASELVSLSQISEVWTVEVRNRVIETLDIRQACREAHPGAVLIHQGERYLVGSWDFGRHRILATQEDPGYYTRVNHQTSVQIREQLMSREIRSGTLCLGRVEVSELYHGYRRLIDERTISTELLSLEPITFETISVWIEFSLEGMRILSADRDVGGSLHGAEHALIAMMPYHVLCDRWDLGGLSSASSGEVRGKPVIFIYDGYEGGIGLAERAYHIYEELCESAEKMVRECRCKDGCPACIYSPKCGNDNQPLDKTGCIALLRHSASQT